A single region of the Hippocampus zosterae strain Florida unplaced genomic scaffold, ASM2543408v3 HiC_scaffold_142, whole genome shotgun sequence genome encodes:
- the LOC127594432 gene encoding probable histone-binding protein lin-53, with translation MLRKDEVPDNPFRLVFKPLGVQDRDFTRDYNNQVISEEYKIWKKNAPFLYSMVIVQELEHSVLSLQWLPDKNSTLESDFTVHKCLIGTNSPDRHKNYVMILKVKIPVDMGCWDLSEMREGGLGVAESRIEVDTKILNEGEVNRCRYNPQKNNVIAAKSCTGEIYIYDYSEHPNKPASTISRPEVKLTGHTAEGFGLGWNKTKSGLILSGSEDGKVLLWNIDESVQAKHSLRPHCEYNYHEGFGAVHDVCWSDHHVDMFGTCGEGGLLAIWDIRSKPKGSRPEIEKIAHSTDILSLHFSPFNENLLLTSSAGKEISLWDTRNFTKRLHTFEGHNDAVVKVEWNPVLPNIFCSGSFDRRCVLWNIGKIGSGREEAEEMAFIHGGHRTRVQDFSWNSNEPWVLSSVEESNILNVWEPTEAMRTE, from the exons ATGCTGCGGAAGGACGAGGTGCCCGATAACCCCTTCCGGCTGGTGTTCAAGCCGCTGGGGGTGCAGGACCGA GATTTCACAAGGGACTACAACAACCAGGTCATCTCCGAGGAGTACAAGATCTGGAAGAAGAACGCGCCCTTCCTGTACTCGATGGTGATCGTGCAGGAGCTGGAGCACTCGGTGCTCAGCCTGCAGTGGCTGCCCGACAAGAACAGCACCCTCGAAAGCGACTTCACCGTGCACAAGTGCCTCATTGGTACCAACTCCCCCGACCGCCACAAGAACTACGTCATGATCCTCAAGGTCAAGATCCCCGTCGACATGGGTTGCTGGGACCTCTCCGAAATGCGGGAGGGCGGGTTGGGAGTCGCGGAGTCCCGCATCGAGGTCGACACCAAGATCCTCAACGAAGGCGAGGTCAACCGCTGCCGCTACAACCCCCAGAAGAACAACGTAATAGCCGCCAAGAGCTGCACTGGCGAGATCTACATCTACGACTACTCCGAGCACCCCAACAAGCCTGCCAGCACCATCTCTCGCCCCGAGGTCAAGCTCACCGGCCACACCGCTGAGGGCTTCGGCCTCGGCTGGAACAAGACTAAGTCCGGGCTCATCCTCTCCGGCTCGGAAGACGGCAAGGTTCTGCTCTGGAACATCGACGAGTCTGTGCAGGCCAAGCACTCTCTCAGACCTCACTGCGAGTACAACTACCATGAGGGCTTCGGGGCCGTGCATGATGTGTGCTGGTCTGACCATCATGTGGACATGTTCGGCACCTGCGGGGAGGGCGGACTACTGGCCATCTGGGACATACGCTCCAAGCCCAAGGGCTCTCGCCCCGAAATCGAGAAAATCGCCCACTCGACCGACATCCTCAGCCTGCACTTTAGTCCCTTCAACGAGAACCTGCTGCTGACCTCCTCCGCAGGCAAGGAGATTTCGCTGTGGGACACTCGCAACTTCACCAAGCGGCTGCACACCTTCGAGGGGCATAACGACGCGGTGGTCAAGGTCGAGTGGAACCCCGTGCTGCCCAACATCTTCTGCTCGGGTTCGTTTGACCGGCGGTGCGTGCTGTGGAACATCGGTAAGATCGGCAGCGGGCGGGAGGAGGCCGAGGAGATGGCGTTCATCCACGGAGGGCACCGCACCCGGGTGCAGGACTTCAGCTGGAACTCCAACGAGCCCTGGGTGCTGAGCTCAGTGGAGGAGAGCAACATCCTCAACGTCTGGGAGCCCACAGAGGCTATGCGTACGGAATGA
- the LOC127594434 gene encoding LOW QUALITY PROTEIN: uncharacterized protein LOC127594434 (The sequence of the model RefSeq protein was modified relative to this genomic sequence to represent the inferred CDS: deleted 1 base in 1 codon; substituted 2 bases at 2 genomic stop codons): MALFSNKQRSEQGEILNEYQRGRTLGSGGFAKVYEAVNLRSKKKYAVKNVSKQDIADEKARAKLLLEIKIHKWRDDQSLSHRNVVRFERVFEDRXNVYMVMELCHNQTLKELQKRRCRLTEFEVKSLLLQIISGVSYLHGHLIIHRDLKLGNIFINHKMELKLGDFGLSTRLQAEGERRKTVCGTPNYIAPEILLEQGHSFESDIFSIGVIVYTLVFGKPPFESDTVDETYDNIKANRYEFPKHVVASPEAKDLIQSLLQLDPSKRLSLEXIINHPFLCPEYSLPEFLPPYTLTVPPMASYIKQYVPEGFAIKITEKPRRLGQEKRLEKCRSLDRYDFLEHFIQSDQAEPREKVLVEQVNDLTKKYGIGYKLSSGAVGVLFNDKTTLLEDQKGVLWFAAHNGQIGRVTEPEKHHKKTEILGLFKQHYDNKSKQRDDLRLNFG, encoded by the exons ATGGCTTTATTCTCGAACAAGCAG AGGAGCGAGCAGGGCGAGATCCTGAACGAGTACCAGCGGGGACGGACCCTCGGCAGCGGGGGCTTCGCGAAGGTGTACGAGGCGGTGAACCTCCGCAGCAAGAAGAAGTACGCGGTGAAGAACGTCTCGAAGCAGGACATCGCGGACGAGAAGGCGCGGGCGAAGCTGCTGCTGGAGATAAAGATCCACAAGTGGCGTGATGACCAG TCGCTGTCCCACCGGAACGTGGTGCGGTTCGAGCGGGTGTTCGAAGATCGTTAAAACGTGTACATGGTCATGGAGCTGTGCCACAACCAGACGCTCAAGGAGCTGCAGAAGCGCCGCTGCAGGCTCACGGAGTTTGAGGTCAAGTCCCTGCTGCTGCAGATCATCAGCGGGGTGTCCTACCTGCACGGCCACCTCATCATCCACCGCGACCTCAAGCTCGGCAACATCTTCATCAACCACAAGATGGAGCTCAAGCTGGGTGACTTCGGGCTGTCGACCCGGCTGCAGGCCGAGGGCGAGCGGAGGAAGACCGTCTGCGGGACGCCCAACTACATCGCCCCCGAAATCCTGCTCGAGCAGGGCCACTCCTTCGAGTCAGACATCTTTTCGATCGGAGTGATCGTCTACACCCTGGTCTTTGGCAAGCCCCCTTTCGAGAGCGACACTGTCGATGAAACCTACGACAATATCAAGGCCAACCGCTATGAGTTCCCGAAGCACGTCGTGGCCTCGCCCGAGGCCAAAGATCTGATCCAGAGTCTGCTGCAGCTGGACCCCTCCAAGCGACTGAGTCTTGAGTAGATCATCAACCACCCCTTCCTGTGCCCCGAGTACTCGCTGCCCGAATTCCTGCCGCCCTACACACTGACGGTGCCTCCGATGGCCTCCTACATCAAGCAGTACGTGCCGGAAGGCTTTGCCATCAAGATCACCGAAAAGCCCCGGCGGCTGGGCCAGGAGAAACGCCTAGAAAAGTGTCGGTCCTTAGACCGTTATGATTT TCTCGAGCACTTCATCCAGAGTGACCAGGCAGAGCCCCGAGAAAAAGTCTTGGTGGAGCAGGTCAACGACCTGACCAAGAAGTACGGTATCGGCTACAAGCTCTCGAGCGGGGCCGTGGGGGTTCTCTTCAACGACAAGACCACCCTGCTCGAGGACCAGAAGGGCGTTCTCTGGTTCGCGGCCCACAACGGGCAGATCGGCCGAGTGACAGAGCCTGAAAAGCACCACAAAAAGACTGAGATTCTCGGACTTTTCAAGCAGCACTACGACAACAAGTCCAAGCAGCGTGATGACCTGCGCCTCAACTTCGGATAA
- the LOC127594435 gene encoding LOW QUALITY PROTEIN: casein kinase I-like (The sequence of the model RefSeq protein was modified relative to this genomic sequence to represent the inferred CDS: deleted 1 base in 1 codon; substituted 2 bases at 2 genomic stop codons), with protein MHLPKPPALVLDKPGPRQEHQEGGVFLPKGSRLASTDLRMGHKYQVMAQIGAGSFGDIYLVNEMYNNEGQFALKTEEXKTKVPTLPNEIKILKSLAGLSLANSPGIPNIHMSGRESKYHTAVLDLLGPSLEDLFVMCKKSFSLKTVLMLADQLLERMEAMHSRSILYRDVKPENFLMGVGEKSHLVHVVDFGLSRKFRDGGSNQHVPYRXGRALVGTARYTSVNTHLGIEQSRRDDIESLGYVLIYFLKGFLPWQGLRYNNKTEKYQKIAERKLTIPPEIVCKGLPLEFSLYLQYTKALNYEEKPDYNYLRSVFRELMGRMEYKFDYEYDWCKLATARLESKSLTIEICNEQGYKDDQQQPQLVFWEDFGSDLDPAEVKVITPDESDSQLDI; from the exons ATGCACCTGCCCAAGCCTCCTGCTCTCGTTCTTGATAAGCCTGGACCGCGACAGGAGCATCAGGAGGGTGGCGTGTTTTTGCCGAAGGGCAGCAGACTGGCCTCGACGGACCTGAGGATGGGCCA CAAGTACCAGGTCATGGCGCAGATCGGGGCAGGCTCCTTTGGGGACATCTACTTGGTCAATGAAATGTACAACAACGAAGGGCAGTTCGCCCTCAAGACGGAAGAGTAAAAGACTAAGGTGCCAACCCTGCCAAACGAGATCAAAATCCTGAAGTCGTTGGCCGGCCTGTCGCTTGCTAAC AGCCCGGGCATCCCCAACATCCACATGTCGGGGCGGGAGTCCAAGTACCACACGGCGGTGCTGGATCTGCTAGGCCCCTCGCTCGAGGATTTGTTCGTGATGTGCAAAAAGTCATTCTCACTCAAGACAGTCTTAATGCTCGCTGACCAGCTGCTCGAGAGGATGGAGGCAATGCACAGCCGCAGCATACTTTACAGAGACGTCAAGCCAGAGAATTTCCTGATGGGAGTCGGAGAAAAATCTCATCTAGTGCATGTGGTGGATTTTGGGCTGAGTCGAAAGTTTAGGGACGGAGGCAGCAACCAGCACGTGCCATACCGGTAGGGCCGTGCGCTGGTGGGGACTGCTCGCTACACCTCGGTGAACACGCACCTGGGGATCGAGCAAAGCAGGCGAGACGACATCGAGTCGCTGGGGTACGTGTTAATATACTTCCTGAAGGGGTTTTTGCCATGGCAGGGACTGCGGTACAACAACAAGACCGAAAAATACCAGAAGATCGCAGAACGGAAGCTGACTATCCCCCCCGAAATAGTGTGCAAGGGGCTGCCACTCGAGTTCTCCCTCTACCTGCAGTACACCAAGGCGCTCAATTACGAGGAGAAGCCGGACTACAACTACCTGCGTAGCGTCTTCCGAGAGCTCATGGGCCGCATGGAGTACAAGTTCGACTATGAGTACGACTGGTGCAAGCTGGCCACTGCCCGGCTTGAGAGCAAGAGCCTGACCATCGAAATCTGCAACGAGCAGGGCTACAAGGACGACCAGCAGCAGCCGCAGCTCGTCTTCTGGGAGGACTTCGGCTCTGACCTCGACCCAGCAGAGGTCAAGGTCATCACGCCTGACGAGTCCGACAGCCAGCTCGACATCTGA